The Defluviimonas aquaemixtae sequence GTCCCCGCATGGCCCGCCTTCTTTGCACCGAACGCCCAGCGGACCTTGTTCACGACCGCGGTCGAGGTCAGGCCCGCGGGCTTGTCGACCACAAGCCACCCGGATATGTCGCGGCCCTTCTTGCGTGCCATCCTTCTCCCCTTCGACAGAAGCGCGCGCCTTAGCGAAACCCCGGGGTCGCGTCAATCCGCAGGGCCGACCAGACCCACGATCGGCCCCATCGGAAAGCCGAAATCGTCACGCCCCAGTTCTTGCGCATATAGACGTGAGACGTTGCCATCGAAGTAAAGCGCATCCGGCGTACCGAGCGCGTCGCGGAACATGCGCGCGAAGCTGTGGAAATTCACAGCGCCTTCAGAGATCACGAAATAGGCGCGGCTGCCATCCGCGCTGACGCCAACACCATTGCGGATGTAACGCGAGTCGGACTCCTCGAGGAATCGCGGATGCAGTGCGCCGCTGATCACGAGCATCGGGCCCGACTGCGTGGCGTACTGGCAGTCCGGCCGTTCGGCGGCGAAGTCCCGCGTCTCGACCACGCGGAACGCTTTCGCACCGATGCAAAAGACCCCGTTTGGGATGAGCCCGAAATTGCCGGGACCCTCCGAAGTGACCAGCCCTGATACCTCGCGCCCGTTCTCGACATAAAGCCCCACGGGCCGCCGGTCGGGATGATACATGCCGGCATTCATGGCGAAGGAAACCGACTGGCCGTCTTCGGCAAGCTGGCCCCGCAGCCGCTCGAACGTGCCGATCGGCGCGCCGTCCGGGGCGTCGAGGAACAGGCGTAGGTCGTCCTTCCGGTCCGCTTCGCAGACCGTGTAGCCCTGCCCTTCATGCGTGATGGCGCGGCAAGTCGCACCGGTCACGGCGCCTGCCGAGAGCAGGAGTACGAGCGCGGCCCTAGCCCAGATCGCCGTCGTCATCGCCGTTGTCATCCTCATCGCGCTTCGCGATATCGCGCTGCACGCGGTCCTCGGCCAGAAGCCGGCGCGTCTTTTCCATCTGTTCGA is a genomic window containing:
- a CDS encoding phosphodiester glycosidase family protein gives rise to the protein MTTAIWARAALVLLLSAGAVTGATCRAITHEGQGYTVCEADRKDDLRLFLDAPDGAPIGTFERLRGQLAEDGQSVSFAMNAGMYHPDRRPVGLYVENGREVSGLVTSEGPGNFGLIPNGVFCIGAKAFRVVETRDFAAERPDCQYATQSGPMLVISGALHPRFLEESDSRYIRNGVGVSADGSRAYFVISEGAVNFHSFARMFRDALGTPDALYFDGNVSRLYAQELGRDDFGFPMGPIVGLVGPAD